In Pyrus communis chromosome 8, drPyrComm1.1, whole genome shotgun sequence, one genomic interval encodes:
- the LOC137742138 gene encoding small ribosomal subunit protein uS8z/uS8w encodes MVRVSVLNDALKSMYNAEKRGKRQVMIRPSSKVIIKFLLVMQKHGYIGEFEYVDDHRAGKIVVELNGRLNKCGVISPRFDVGVKEIEGWTARLLPSRQFGYIVLTTSAGIMDHEEARRKNVGGKVLGFFY; translated from the exons ATGGTGCGCGTCAGCGTTCTGAACGACGCTCTGAAGAGTATGTACAACGCCGAGAAGAGGGGAAAGAGACAGGTCATGATCCGGCCGTCGTCCAAGGTCATCATCAAGTTCCTCCTGGTTATGCAGAAGCACG GATATATTGGGGAGTTTGAGTATGTTGATGACCATAGAGCTGGAAAGATTGTGGTTGAGCTCAATGGGAGGCTGAACAAGTGTGGGGTTATTAGTCCCCGATTCGATGTTGGTGTGAAGGAGATTGAAGGCTGGACTGCTAGGCTTCTGCCTTCCAGACAG TTTGGATATATTGTGCTGACCACCTCTGCTGGAATCATGGACCACGAAGAAGCTAGGAGAAAGAATGTTGGTGGGAAGGTCCTCGGGTTCTTTTATTGA